From a single Daphnia pulex isolate KAP4 chromosome 2, ASM2113471v1 genomic region:
- the LOC124201486 gene encoding RCC1 and BTB domain-containing protein 1-like isoform X1, which translates to MDLTKWTVLSLLDNKFLRNLKMAVIFGNMGSEVIMVTVDDDVYAMGCNSSGCLGLGDTASALQPRKIESLCKKKIKGLAYGSGLHLLAFSDSGELYTWGYNTYSQLGNGNTNHTLTPSLVSGVLAGKTVIQVGCGNHHCLALTSEGEVFAWGQNNGGQCGSGTTTGQSVPRRVTSGIGGHKVVAIACGQLTSMALLDDGDLYGWGYNGNGELGIGNNNNQHNPVRVSNLHKVFITQIVCGFAHCLALTDQGELYAWGANSYGQLGTGYKTHHLSPVIVAPELGKAVEIAACHLSHISAAMFHDGKIFMWGHCRGHSIFSPSPTPYTHLDEVFACYSTPSVTWRTLQFRARQDTPLAETLRLAFNDENTGDICFKVGGNSIWVHKAILRIRCQYYRAMFQHNTWAEADKETVEIEQFSYPVYYCFLRYLYTDEVDLPVEEALGLLDLANAYCETELKSRCQHLIRQSVNTENVAVLFATGLKYEAQDLEEYCLRFAVHHLTAVVQTETFSKLEEATMKHFISRVARMGAFRY; encoded by the exons ATGGATCTCACCAAATGGACCGTCTTGAGTCTATTGGACAACAAGTTTCTCCgtaatttgaaaatggctGTCATATTTG GAAACATGGGAAGTGAAGTCATAATGGTCAcagttgatgatgatgtgtaTGCCATGGGATGCAATTCGTCAGGTTGTCTGGGTCTTGGTGATACTGCAAGTGCACTGCAACccagaaaaatagaaagtttgtgcaaaaagaaaatcaaag GTTTGGCATATGGATCTGGTCTTCATTTGCTAGCATTCTCTGATTCCGGGGAGTTGTACACATGGGGTTACAATACCTATTCACAACTAGGAAATGGAAACACCAACCACACTTTGACACCATCTTTAGTGAGCGGAGTTCTAGCAGGAAAAACTGTGATTCAA GTGGGGTGCGGGAATCACCACTGCTTGGCTTTAACGAGTGAAGGAGAAGTTTTTGCTTGGGGCCAAAATAACGGGGGGCAATGCGGATCTGGGACTACCACGGGGCAGAGTGTTCCCCGAAGAGTAACTTCTGGAATTGGAGGACATAAAGTGGTGGCTATTGCTTGCGGACAGCTTACATCAATGGCTCTATTGGATGATGGTGAT cTTTATGGTTGGGGTTACAACGGGAACGGTGAATTGGGTAttggaaataataacaatcaacACAATCCAGTTCGCGTTAGCAACCTTCACAAAGTCTTCATCACtcag ATTGTTTGTGGATTTGCCCATTGTCTTGCCTTAACCGATCAAGGAGAATTGTACGCGTGGGGAGCCAATTCTTATGGACAACTGGGCACAGGATACAAAACGCATCACCTTTCTCCTGTGATAGTTGCCCCTGAGCTGGGAAA GGCAGTCGAAATTGCCGCTTGCCATTTATCTCATATCTCCGCAGCAATGTTTCACGATGGCAAAATCTTCATGTGGGGCCATTGTCGAGGTCACAGCATCTTTTCTCCATCTCCTACTCCGTATACGCATCTGGATGAAGTCTTTGCTTGCTATAGTACTCCTTCCGTAACATGGAGAACGCTACAATTTCGTGCTCGACAAGATACACCTTTAGCCGAAACACTTCGGTTAGCCTTCAACGATGAG AACACAGGAGATATATGCTTTAAAGTAGGTGGGAATTCCATTTGGGTGCATAAAGCTATATTAAGAATTCGTTGCCAATATTATCGAGCCATGTTTCAACACAACACATGGGCCGAAGCTGACAAAGA AACAGTTGAAATTGAACAGTTCTCTTATCCAGTTTACTATTGCTTCctcagatatttatatactGATGAAGTCGATCTGCCTGTGGAAGAAGCATTAG GATTGCTTGATTTGGCCAATGCTTATTGTGAAACGGAATTAAAGTCACGGTGCCAACACTTGATCCGCCAAAGCGTTAACACAGAGAACGTGGCTGTTCTATTTGCGACTGGCTTGAAGTACGAGGCACAG GACCTTGAAGAGTACTGTTTACGATTCGCTGTCCATCATCTAACGGCTGTCGTCCAAACGGAAACGTTTTCCAAACTCGAAGAGGCTACAATGAAACACTTCATATCACGTGTGGCTCGCATGGGCGCATTTCGCTACTAA
- the LOC124201486 gene encoding RCC1 and BTB domain-containing protein 1-like isoform X2, with translation MDLTKWTVLSLLDNKFLRNLKMAVIFGNMGSEVIMVTVDDDVYAMGCNSSGCLGLGDTASALQPRKIESLCKKKIKGLAYGSGLHLLAFSDSGELYTWGYNTYSQLGNGNTNHTLTPSLVSGVLAGKTVIQVGCGNHHCLALTSEGEVFAWGQNNGGQCGSGTTTGQSVPRRVTSGIGGHKVVAIACGQLTSMALLDDGDLYGWGYNGNGELGIGNNNNQHNPVRVSNLHKVFITQIVCGFAHCLALTDQGELYAWGANSYGQLGTGYKTHHLSPVIVAPELGKAVEIAACHLSHISAAMFHDGKIFMWGHCRGHSIFSPSPTPYTHLDEVFACYSTPSVTWRTLQFRARQDTPLAETLRLAFNDENTGDICFKVGGNSIWVHKAILRIRCQYYRAMFQHNTWAEADKETVEIEQFSYPVYYCFLRYLYTDEVDLPVEEALGLLDLANAYCETELKSRCQHLIRQSVNTENVAVLFATGLKYEAQFLRTLKSTVYDSLSII, from the exons ATGGATCTCACCAAATGGACCGTCTTGAGTCTATTGGACAACAAGTTTCTCCgtaatttgaaaatggctGTCATATTTG GAAACATGGGAAGTGAAGTCATAATGGTCAcagttgatgatgatgtgtaTGCCATGGGATGCAATTCGTCAGGTTGTCTGGGTCTTGGTGATACTGCAAGTGCACTGCAACccagaaaaatagaaagtttgtgcaaaaagaaaatcaaag GTTTGGCATATGGATCTGGTCTTCATTTGCTAGCATTCTCTGATTCCGGGGAGTTGTACACATGGGGTTACAATACCTATTCACAACTAGGAAATGGAAACACCAACCACACTTTGACACCATCTTTAGTGAGCGGAGTTCTAGCAGGAAAAACTGTGATTCAA GTGGGGTGCGGGAATCACCACTGCTTGGCTTTAACGAGTGAAGGAGAAGTTTTTGCTTGGGGCCAAAATAACGGGGGGCAATGCGGATCTGGGACTACCACGGGGCAGAGTGTTCCCCGAAGAGTAACTTCTGGAATTGGAGGACATAAAGTGGTGGCTATTGCTTGCGGACAGCTTACATCAATGGCTCTATTGGATGATGGTGAT cTTTATGGTTGGGGTTACAACGGGAACGGTGAATTGGGTAttggaaataataacaatcaacACAATCCAGTTCGCGTTAGCAACCTTCACAAAGTCTTCATCACtcag ATTGTTTGTGGATTTGCCCATTGTCTTGCCTTAACCGATCAAGGAGAATTGTACGCGTGGGGAGCCAATTCTTATGGACAACTGGGCACAGGATACAAAACGCATCACCTTTCTCCTGTGATAGTTGCCCCTGAGCTGGGAAA GGCAGTCGAAATTGCCGCTTGCCATTTATCTCATATCTCCGCAGCAATGTTTCACGATGGCAAAATCTTCATGTGGGGCCATTGTCGAGGTCACAGCATCTTTTCTCCATCTCCTACTCCGTATACGCATCTGGATGAAGTCTTTGCTTGCTATAGTACTCCTTCCGTAACATGGAGAACGCTACAATTTCGTGCTCGACAAGATACACCTTTAGCCGAAACACTTCGGTTAGCCTTCAACGATGAG AACACAGGAGATATATGCTTTAAAGTAGGTGGGAATTCCATTTGGGTGCATAAAGCTATATTAAGAATTCGTTGCCAATATTATCGAGCCATGTTTCAACACAACACATGGGCCGAAGCTGACAAAGA AACAGTTGAAATTGAACAGTTCTCTTATCCAGTTTACTATTGCTTCctcagatatttatatactGATGAAGTCGATCTGCCTGTGGAAGAAGCATTAG GATTGCTTGATTTGGCCAATGCTTATTGTGAAACGGAATTAAAGTCACGGTGCCAACACTTGATCCGCCAAAGCGTTAACACAGAGAACGTGGCTGTTCTATTTGCGACTGGCTTGAAGTACGAGGCACAG TTTCTTAGGACCTTGAAGAGTACTGTTTACGATTCGCTGTCCATCATCTAA